The Mya arenaria isolate MELC-2E11 chromosome 16, ASM2691426v1 genome includes a window with the following:
- the LOC128222597 gene encoding uncharacterized protein LOC128222597 has product MSCEVSVLSANQLHPLIIAFYLENKEVIDAFLLSSLDAAQTLVQQFMPIFTQFFSILLETGSNLLGNFNIVLGITKVPLQVIFGFAQANPVTFTVALLALPVIWMCRHRIRSYLMR; this is encoded by the exons ATGAGTTGCGAAG TATCTGTGTTGTCGGCTAACCAGCTGCATCCTTTGATTATTGCGTTCTACCTGGAGAACAAAGAAGTCATTGATGCCTTCCTTCTCAGCTCGCTAGATGCTGCGCAAACACTTGTTCAGCAGTTTATGCCAATCTTCACACAATTCTTCTCAATCTTACTGGAGACTGGCAGCAATCTGCTCGGGAATTTTAATATTGTCCTTGGAATAACAAAGGTTCCCTTGCAGGTTATCTTCGGATTCGCTCAGGCCAAT CCGGTGACCTTCACTGTTGCATTACTGGCACTACCTGTGATCTGGATGTGTCGACACAGGATTCGAAGCTATCTAATGAGATAG